TCGATTCCTCCTTCAAAAATTACCTTTTTATTGTGGCGGAATCAACAGATATTATTCACCTGCCGGGTCACTTTTTGTGTTTTTCATAAGCTTCATGCCAGTCAGGGAACTGTTTTTTTATATTTATCGGACGGAACGTTTCATTTTTTACACACACGTGCTCACTGTACCCGGCAACGCATTGCCGGCCTTCTTCATTAATAATTTCATACCCGTAGGTTACACGGATTCCTGTGTAGTCTTCAATCCACGTTCTGACGGTCACCTTTTCACCGTATTTTGCCGGCGCCTTATATGATAGGTTAATATTCGTAACAGGAGAAAGGATGCCGGACTTTTCCATATCAGCGTAACGAAAGCCAAGTGCTTCAATAAGTTCTGTCCGGCCGATTTCACACCAGACGAGATAATTGGCGTGATACACCACCCCCATTTGATCAGTCTCTGCATAACGAACATTAATCTTCGACTCAGTAATAAGCATTATGAACTCCTTTTGTTTACGAGAGTTTTAAAGTCATCGGGAATAAGCGTAGTCAGGTCTGTTTCAGCGTTCTGGAAGTTTTGCTCCTGTTCCATAATCCGATAGGAATGGTGCTGAATCGCATCTTCCACTGCATCCTTCATGGCACGGCCGTTTCCACTTGGTTTGTTACGCTCAATCTGACCTTTCAAATAATGACCCGTGTCCTTATCAATCCTGTACCCGAATTGATCGACATAATACATAAGAATGGAAAACATCTCATCCGAAGAGTAGTCGGCAAAGACGATTGATTTTTTAAACCTGGAAGAAAGCCCCGGGTTACTGTTCAGCAGTGCTTTCATCGGTTCGGGGTAACCGGCAAGAATAACAACGAGATTATCATTGTGCTTTGTCATTTCATCCACCAGTGTATCAATCGCCTCTTTCCCGTAGTCTTGTGTGCCTCCTGATAGAAGGCTGTATGCTTCATCAATAAACAGGACGCCTCCGAGGGCTTCACGAATCTTTTTCTTTGTTTTTTCGGCGGTCTGACCAACATATCCGCTCACCAGGTCACTCCTGCCAGTCACCACGAGATGGCCTCTCTTCAATAAATCCAGTTCATGGAGAATTTCAGAAAAGATTTTTGCGACCGTCGTTTTCCCTGTTCCGGGGTTACCCGTAAAGAGGCTGTGGAGCTGAACAGGCACTTCAGGAAGCCCGTTTTCCCGGCGCATAGCCTGGACTATTACAAATGAAGCGAGCGTCTTCACTTCTTTTTTTACTTCATTCAGACCAATCAATTCCTGAAGTCGTTCTTCTGCTTTTTTATCATCTGGTTCACCATCTTCGTCAACCAGAAAATCGTTTTTATCCAGAACAGTAAAGTCACTTTTGGTAAAGGACCCTCGTTCAGCGGCATTGGAACCTTTGGTAAAAAT
This DNA window, taken from Alteribacter keqinensis, encodes the following:
- a CDS encoding acyl-CoA thioesterase — protein: MLITESKINVRYAETDQMGVVYHANYLVWCEIGRTELIEALGFRYADMEKSGILSPVTNINLSYKAPAKYGEKVTVRTWIEDYTGIRVTYGYEIINEEGRQCVAGYSEHVCVKNETFRPINIKKQFPDWHEAYEKHKK